A stretch of Brassica napus cultivar Da-Ae chromosome C6, Da-Ae, whole genome shotgun sequence DNA encodes these proteins:
- the LOC106382470 gene encoding thylakoid membrane protein slr0575, protein MGSISAASGTSVLPFHLRRQNNRRSGLYDRRHENLPVVSQTKQQRWFYVPETKLKRETLRLGFVARAADSTSSSPSVASSGDKTLIPDDEFTLAKISFGVIGLGLGVSLLSYGFGAYFNILPGSEWSAIMLTYGFPLAIIGMALKYAELKPVPCLSYADAVKLRESSATPILTQVRNDVTRYRYGDEQHLEEALKRIFQYGLGGGIPRRSAPILTMIKEEVLADGRYCLVLVFEAKALKLSDFEQRQAKFTSFFGPNITAEVGKGESENLYEVRLISNVSASSATS, encoded by the exons atgGGATCCATATCGGCAGCTTCGGGAACCAGCGTCTTACCCTTCCATCTCCGTCGCCAAAACAACCGGCGATCAGGTCTCTACGACCGTCGCCACGAGAATCTACCCGTGGTTTCACAAACGAAACAGCAGAGATGGTTCTACGTCCCGGAGACGAAGCTGAAACGAGAGACTCTGAGGCTCGGTTTCGTGGCAAGAGCTGCTGACTCCACGAGCTCGTCTCCTTCCGTGGCTTCCTCCGGTGACAAAACTTTGATCCCTGATGATGAATTCACTCTAGCCAAG ATTTCATTTGGTGTTATTGGGCTAGGTCTCGGGGTCTCCCTCCTCTC GTACGGTTTCGGGGCATACTTTAACATCCTTCCTGGATCTGAGTGGTCTGCTATTATGCTAACTTATGGATTTCCTCTTGCTATTATTGGTATGGCACTCAAG TACGCAGAACTCAAACCAGTTCCTTGCTTGAGTTACGCAGATGCGGTGAAGCTTAGGGAGAGCTCTGCTACTCCTATTTTAACCCAG GTTAGAAATGATGTGACGAGATACCGTTATGGAGATGAACAACATTTGGAAGAAGCACTGAAACGGATCTTTCAGTATGGACTG GGCGGAGGAATCCCAAGACGTAGTGCACCTATCTTAACGATGATAAAGGAAGAG GTCCTCGCCGATGGTCGTTACTGCCTGGTCCTTGTATTTGAGGCCAAAGCTCTCAAGTTGTCAGATTTCGAACAAAGACAG gcGAAATTCACTTCCTTCTTTGGACCAAACATCACTGCAGAAGTTG GTAAAGGAGAAAGTGAGAATCTCTATGAAGTAAGACTGATTTCTAACGTCTCTGCATCTTCTGCGACCTCTTGA